The stretch of DNA ATTGACCTGAATTCCGCCACGTGGTCCGACTTCCAACCCCGCGTCAATGGCCAGTTTGTTTTCCGGTCGCACGCCCACCCCCAATATGACCAGTTGGGCTGACAGCCGCTGACCGGAATTCAGACATACGGTCAAGCCGTCCGCAGACGGCTCAAACGATTCCGCGAATTGGTCAAGCAATATCGTGACACCCCTGGCAGCCAATTCTTGAACGATCGGCGTGGTCATCTCCTTGTCAAAGGGTGTCAGGATTTGTCCATTCTTCTCAACCACGGTGGTCGCGATGCCACGTCGAACGAAATTCTCCGCAAGTTCCAGAGAAATGAAGCCGCCCCCGAGGAGAACGGCTTGCTTTACATCATGGTCGACCCGTGCCTTGATCTGATCGGTGTCATGTAGATTCCGCAAGGTGAAGATGCCGGGCAAGTCAATGCCGGGAATTGACGGCCGAAAGGGAGCCGCGCCGGTGGCGAGAATCAGCTTGTCGTAGGCTTCTTCGTATTCCCGTCCCGATTCGAGGTCGCGGACTCGAATCTTCTTGGCCGTTCGGTCAATGGCTTCGACCGACGACCGGGTTCTCACGTCGAGTTGGAAGCGGGATCGTAACAATTCCGGTGTGGTGACGATCAGTTTTTTTCGCTCAGTGATCTCACCTCCGATGTAGTACGGCAAGCCACAGTTGGCAAACGACACATCTGGTCCCCGTTCGAACACCACAATCTCGGCGTCTTCCGATAAACGACGGGCACGAGCGGCTGCCGAGGCACCTCCTGCCACTCCACCAACGATGAGTAATTTCACAGTCAAGAATCCTTTGGCAATGACGGAGGATCTTTCGGGGAGCGAAACAGAGAGTTCTGGACGGAATATACAGGTTCAACAAGACCCACACGTGGGTCACACCGGAAGTGGGCTATCTGCCTGCATCCGCTTCTTCCATTTTCAGTTCGGAATTGAAGGTTCCAAGCTGCTCTTTCGGTGGGAGATGCTCGCTCAATTGAAACTTGGGGCGCTCATGGGAGTTGACGAAGGCTGCCAGGTCGAGAGCTTCCTGTTCAGTGAGGTCGGTTTCGTCCAATGGCATCGCGACTTTCAGCCACGAAGCCAGCTGGACGACATTTGCTAATCCTGCCCCGTCGTTAAACGACCGAGCGCCCCAGACTGGCGGATTCTCCTTATCACCTTGTCCATTCTTGGCATGGCAGCTTGCACAGCGAACTGAATACAGTCCTTCCCCTCGCTGACGGTTGGCTTGAGTGATATCCACTTTCAGTTGCGGGACCGCGTGGGGACCGGCGGGCCGTTCTGGGTTCATGCGGATCGGCTGGTCTGTGGATAGCCAGGTGATGTAGGCCGAAATGGAGACTGACACTTCACTCCCCAGTGGCGGGCGGATGCCGTTGCAGCTTCGCATGAAGCAGTTGAGGATGCGGTCTTCGAGCGTGATGACGGTCTTCTCGCGCGGCGACCACGCGGGATAGGCGGTCGCGACCCCAAGAAACGAAGCCGCCTGCGGATCGGTCCCATTCTTCAGGTGACAGGATGTGCAGTTGAGAGCGTTGCCGACAAACGGCTGGGACAAGCGATGACTCGTCGTGTTCTCGACGAGATCCCTGCCCAGTCGGATTGCATCGCCCAATGGTCCCTCAGGAATCGAACGCAGGATGCTTGATGACTTCTGATCCTCGGCTTGCCCAACCCACGACATTCCGCCGAAGGCGACGATGAGTCCGCAAATCGCCAGCAAAAGATTGCGTTGCATGTCGACGATGTTCCTTGATCTATTGAACTGGAATGTAGGAGTAGCCGTCGGTTTGTTTGTTGATGACCGCGGTCAGGGCGGCAGCGGCAATGGGAACCCCGTCAGTGACTTCGCCATCTGGGAAACCTTTGTAGTTGAGGGCCTGGCCGCACACGAGGACTTCCACGCCCGCCTTCTGGAGTTCGCGGATCAACGGGAGATTGGGGTTCTGCTCAACCTGAAAACGCTCCTTGTAGGCTGCGTCATTCAAGACGGACTTGGTGGCTTCGCCGTGCAGCACAATCGTGATCTTCACGTCCTGGGCTTTCAGTCCGGCCACCCCGTAGAGATTGAGCAGTCGGGCGACGCGATCGAGCCCTTTGTTGACATCGGCGGGCTTGGCATCAGCGGTGGCATCGAACACCACCTTGGCACCTGCCCGTGGTTGTTCGACTGCTTTAGGACGGGGCAGAACCCCGCCGTGCTTCGGAATGATCGGAAACTCCAGCTTCGGAGCGGCTGGCAGAACGGCCGGCACGGGATGATTCTTGTGCGCCTCATCGAATCCATGAGCGACAAACTGACTGACGACCTCGGCATGAGCCTGGATCAATCTGACTACCGCTTTGTCATCAGACGTTTCGACGACCTTGACGCCTTGCTCGGTCTTTTCGACCGTCATCTTGATGCTGGCGTGCTTCTGGAAGATCGCGACGAACAATTCATCCCAGAATCGGAGCCCGCGCCCGTCCTTAATCCGCTGGTGCATGGACGCGACATGCTCCTGGATTTTTGTGGCAACTTCCTTGTTGTCGGACTCCGTCAGCGTTTCGACACCGTTGTCGAGCCGTTTGACCGAGCGGCGAATCTCCTTATGGTGATCGAGAAGGAAATGGAACACGTCCTGATCCGCCCGCATCTCCGGGCCAGGGCCACGGCCCATTCCCCGACCGCGTCCTGGGCGAGGTTCTGTGGCCGTGTTGGCGGGAGTGGGCTTTTCAAAGACGACGAAATAGTTCTCCTTGAGCAGTTCCCGCTCTTCGTAGACCTTCTTGAGACCCGTTTGAAGGATCTCCGCCTCGAAGACTTCCTGTCCCGCCCGCACGTGGTTCATGACCCAGTCGGTGCTCGACCCATCAACACGACGAAAGTCCACCAGAATGACCCGTCCGCCCGGTTTCAATGCCCGGTGCAGCGACGCCATCGTCTTGAGTGGAAACTCGAAATGGTGGTAGGTATCGCAGATGAACGCGACATCGACCGATTCAGGCGGCAGTTCCGTCGAATCGGCTTTGCTGAGCAATGTTTCCACATTCCGTTGTCCCGCATCACGGCTGGTTGCCAGAATGTGATCGAGAAACTTCTGCGCGATATCGACGGCAATCACCTTTCCGTCTTTTCCCACAGCTTCTGAAAACAACCGAGTGAACAGGCCGGTTCCTGCCCCGATGTCGGCCACCGTCTGCCCTGGCTGAATCTCGCAGGCCGCCACGATCTCTTTACGGTGGGAGAAGACCTCGCGACTCTCGACCTCAAACTTGCCGAGAAACTCTTTCGGGTCGGGTTCGCGAAAGGAGTCATTGATGCCGGGCTTCACGCTTTTCTCTTGCGCTACGCCGACTGCAACGCAAGAAGCGGCGCATGCCAGAACGCCGAACATGTGAACAATACGATTCATGACAGAGTGCTCCTTAGCGATGAGAAGAGAATTCAGTTCCGGATTCCGAATTTTGATCTACATGCGGCCTTTCAGCATTCCGTGCCAATAGAAGACGGGCAGCAGATATCGCTTAAGAATCCACATGCTCCAGCGTTCTTTCGATTGGTCGACCGGGAATGTCTCGGCGGGTTGCTTGTCGTAGTCGAATTCGGCCAGCACCAGCTTGCCGATGCCCGTCACCACGGGACACGAGGTATAGCCATCGTACTTCGTACTCAGTGGTTGGCCTTGCATCGCTGCAAGAAGGTTTTTGACGACGACCGGTGCCTGCTTGCGGATAGCGGCACCGGTTTTGGATGTCGGCAGATTGCTGCAATCGCCCAGGGCGAAGACATTCGCGAACCGGACGTGGCGAAGTGAGTCTTTATCGATCTCGACCCATCCCTGCTTGTCCGCGATCGCGCTCCTCGCGATGAAGCCGGGCGGCCCCATGGGTGGGGTCACGTGCAAGAGGTCGAACGGAATGGTTACCGTCTCCTGCGTCTCGAGGTTGATGAAATCCGCCTCTTGGGACTCGGCTCGAATGGCAACGAGTTCGTGGCGGAAACGACATTCGATCTGCTTTCGGGCGATCACCTTGAGCAGGGTCGCCCGGTACTTTTCGACGGCGAATATGTTTTGTAGTGCCGAGGCGTAGATGATCTTCGTCTTATCCCGGACACCCGCTTCGCGGAACCGATCATCGGCCAGATACATGATTTTCTGCGGTGCACCGCCGCACTTGACTGCGCCGGAGGGATTAGTGAAGACCGCGTTGCCACCGCGAAAGTTGCGAATGGCCTCCCAGGTCGAATCGACGGTTGAATACGAGTAGTTACTGCAGACACCATGTTTGCCGATCGACTCTCGCAGGCCGGGAATCTGGTCCCAATTGACCTGCAATCCAGCAGCGACCACCAGCCAATCGTAGGTGACGGTTTTGCCGTCCTGCGTCCGAATCGTGTTCTGTTCGGGGAGAAATTCGGAGACGGCGTCCCTAATCCAAGTCACGCCGCGCGGAATGACCGAGGCTTCCGTGTGTTCGGTGGCCTCTTTCTTTGCCAATCCGGCTCCCACCATCGTCCAGAGCGGCTGGTAGTAATGTTTGTCCGATGGC from Planctopirus ephydatiae encodes:
- a CDS encoding c-type cytochrome gives rise to the protein MQRNLLLAICGLIVAFGGMSWVGQAEDQKSSSILRSIPEGPLGDAIRLGRDLVENTTSHRLSQPFVGNALNCTSCHLKNGTDPQAASFLGVATAYPAWSPREKTVITLEDRILNCFMRSCNGIRPPLGSEVSVSISAYITWLSTDQPIRMNPERPAGPHAVPQLKVDITQANRQRGEGLYSVRCASCHAKNGQGDKENPPVWGARSFNDGAGLANVVQLASWLKVAMPLDETDLTEQEALDLAAFVNSHERPKFQLSEHLPPKEQLGTFNSELKMEEADAGR
- a CDS encoding methyltransferase domain-containing protein gives rise to the protein MFGVLACAASCVAVGVAQEKSVKPGINDSFREPDPKEFLGKFEVESREVFSHRKEIVAACEIQPGQTVADIGAGTGLFTRLFSEAVGKDGKVIAVDIAQKFLDHILATSRDAGQRNVETLLSKADSTELPPESVDVAFICDTYHHFEFPLKTMASLHRALKPGGRVILVDFRRVDGSSTDWVMNHVRAGQEVFEAEILQTGLKKVYEERELLKENYFVVFEKPTPANTATEPRPGRGRGMGRGPGPEMRADQDVFHFLLDHHKEIRRSVKRLDNGVETLTESDNKEVATKIQEHVASMHQRIKDGRGLRFWDELFVAIFQKHASIKMTVEKTEQGVKVVETSDDKAVVRLIQAHAEVVSQFVAHGFDEAHKNHPVPAVLPAAPKLEFPIIPKHGGVLPRPKAVEQPRAGAKVVFDATADAKPADVNKGLDRVARLLNLYGVAGLKAQDVKITIVLHGEATKSVLNDAAYKERFQVEQNPNLPLIRELQKAGVEVLVCGQALNYKGFPDGEVTDGVPIAAAALTAVINKQTDGYSYIPVQ
- a CDS encoding NAD(P)/FAD-dependent oxidoreductase, whose translation is MSETIHHQIVIVGGGTAGITVAAQLTRGWFNSRDVAVIEPSDKHYYQPLWTMVGAGLAKKEATEHTEASVIPRGVTWIRDAVSEFLPEQNTIRTQDGKTVTYDWLVVAAGLQVNWDQIPGLRESIGKHGVCSNYSYSTVDSTWEAIRNFRGGNAVFTNPSGAVKCGGAPQKIMYLADDRFREAGVRDKTKIIYASALQNIFAVEKYRATLLKVIARKQIECRFRHELVAIRAESQEADFINLETQETVTIPFDLLHVTPPMGPPGFIARSAIADKQGWVEIDKDSLRHVRFANVFALGDCSNLPTSKTGAAIRKQAPVVVKNLLAAMQGQPLSTKYDGYTSCPVVTGIGKLVLAEFDYDKQPAETFPVDQSKERWSMWILKRYLLPVFYWHGMLKGRM